A DNA window from Novosphingobium sp. RL4 contains the following coding sequences:
- a CDS encoding 6-phosphogluconolactonase yields the protein MPKLEIIEGADDGAIAAWFAERLKAALATSPDDIAITVPGGSTPFPIFDRLAEMDLPWHRISVWPGDDRIVDEDHPASNVGKIRARLEPVGARVVALTEQARPPHFAVAWLGMGGDGHIASLFPNTDPQIDDPREIRRLTPDPLPPEAPFDRLSLTIPALTDSDELMFVIRGADKRAVFDAAVKGEHDLPVARLLRAARHKVTCFC from the coding sequence ATGCCGAAACTCGAAATCATCGAAGGTGCCGACGATGGCGCCATTGCCGCTTGGTTCGCGGAGCGCCTCAAGGCTGCTCTTGCAACCAGTCCCGACGACATCGCGATCACCGTGCCCGGCGGTTCGACGCCTTTCCCGATTTTCGACCGGTTGGCGGAGATGGACCTTCCCTGGCACCGCATCTCGGTCTGGCCGGGGGACGATCGCATCGTTGACGAGGATCACCCCGCCAGCAATGTCGGCAAGATCCGGGCAAGGCTCGAGCCTGTGGGCGCGCGCGTCGTGGCGCTGACCGAACAGGCTCGGCCGCCGCATTTCGCGGTCGCCTGGCTTGGCATGGGCGGTGACGGGCATATCGCCTCGCTGTTCCCGAACACCGATCCGCAGATCGACGATCCCCGCGAAATCCGCCGCCTTACGCCCGATCCGTTGCCGCCCGAGGCGCCCTTCGACCGGCTAAGCCTGACCATCCCGGCGCTGACGGACAGCGACGAGCTGATGTTCGTGATCCGCGGCGCTGACAAGCGCGCGGTCTTCGATGCCGCGGTCAAGGGCGAGCACGATCTGCCGGTTGCCCGGCTGCTGCGCGCGGCGCGGCACAAGGTCACGTGTTTCTGCTGA
- a CDS encoding NUDIX domain-containing protein — translation MFLLNWLLHRLPAPLHRTLYRAAHWGRRQVWKVWRPELHGVRVLALDGEGRVLLVRHSYGSGRWMPPGGGLNRGEDALSAGRRELLEETGCALADVRLLVLVTEDLVGASNHVHVVAGRTNDVPRVDGRELVEARFFPLGALPDRIPARLPAELAQWIAEYA, via the coding sequence GTGTTTCTGCTGAACTGGCTGCTGCACCGGCTTCCGGCGCCGCTCCACCGTACGCTTTACCGCGCGGCACACTGGGGCCGGCGGCAGGTGTGGAAGGTGTGGCGGCCGGAACTGCACGGCGTGCGCGTGCTTGCGCTCGATGGTGAAGGCCGGGTGCTGCTGGTGCGGCATTCCTATGGCTCCGGCCGCTGGATGCCCCCCGGCGGCGGGCTCAATCGCGGTGAAGATGCGCTCTCCGCCGGACGGCGGGAACTGCTGGAAGAGACCGGCTGCGCGCTTGCGGATGTTCGCCTGCTCGTTCTCGTCACCGAGGATCTCGTCGGCGCGAGCAATCATGTCCATGTCGTTGCCGGCAGGACCAACGATGTGCCGCGCGTGGATGGCCGCGAACTCGTGGAGGCGCGGTTCTTCCCGCTGGGGGCGCTGCCCGATCGGATACCGGCGCGGCTTCCCGCCGAACTGGCGCAGTGGATCGCCGAATATGCCTGA
- the dinB gene encoding DNA polymerase IV: MSSREAESAEGREADGLRKVIHVDMDAFYASVEQRDDPSLRGKPVAVGGSSLRGVVAAASYEARKFGVRSAMPSARAARLCPDLIFRKPRFEVYREVSQQIRAIFHEYTPHVEPLSLDEAYLDVTADLRGIGSATRIAEEIRRRIKAETGLTASAGVSYNKFIAKLASDQNKPDGLCVIRPDQGAQFVASLPVRRFHGVGPRGAEKMARLGIETGADLREKDIAFLRAHFGSFAEYLYQAARGVDLRQVRANRPRKSVGGERTFFDNIQGTEALRETLDNIVDIVWDRIERAETRGRTVTLKLRYADFQTLTRARSLHHFVADKAEFSALGHGLLEELLPLPQPIRLMGLTLSALERGEEDVRPARDGQLSLL; encoded by the coding sequence ATGTCATCGCGCGAAGCAGAATCGGCAGAGGGCCGCGAGGCCGACGGCCTGCGCAAGGTGATCCATGTCGACATGGACGCGTTCTACGCCAGCGTGGAGCAGCGCGACGATCCCTCGCTGCGGGGCAAGCCGGTGGCGGTGGGCGGTTCCTCCCTGCGCGGCGTGGTGGCGGCGGCCAGCTACGAAGCGCGAAAGTTCGGCGTGCGCTCCGCCATGCCTTCCGCCCGCGCGGCGCGGCTCTGCCCTGACCTGATCTTCCGCAAACCCCGTTTCGAGGTCTACCGCGAGGTCAGCCAGCAGATCCGCGCGATCTTCCACGAGTATACCCCCCACGTGGAGCCGCTCTCGCTTGACGAAGCCTATCTCGACGTCACCGCCGACCTCAGGGGAATCGGGTCAGCCACCCGCATCGCCGAGGAGATCCGCCGCCGCATCAAGGCCGAAACCGGGCTTACCGCCAGCGCCGGGGTGTCCTACAACAAGTTCATCGCCAAGCTCGCCAGCGACCAGAACAAGCCTGACGGTCTCTGCGTGATCCGCCCCGACCAGGGCGCGCAGTTCGTGGCGAGCCTGCCGGTACGCCGCTTTCACGGCGTCGGCCCGCGCGGCGCGGAAAAGATGGCCCGCCTCGGCATCGAGACCGGCGCGGACCTGCGCGAAAAGGACATCGCCTTCCTGCGCGCCCATTTCGGCAGCTTTGCGGAGTATCTCTATCAGGCCGCCCGGGGCGTGGACCTGCGACAGGTGCGCGCCAACCGCCCGAGAAAATCGGTCGGCGGGGAGCGCACCTTCTTCGATAATATCCAGGGCACCGAGGCCCTGCGCGAAACGCTGGACAACATCGTAGACATCGTCTGGGACCGCATCGAGCGCGCCGAGACCCGTGGCCGTACCGTCACGCTCAAGCTGCGCTACGCCGACTTCCAGACCCTCACCCGCGCCCGCTCGCTCCATCATTTCGTGGCCGACAAGGCGGAATTCTCCGCACTCGGTCATGGACTGCTGGAGGAACTGCTGCCGCTGCCGCAACCGATCCGCCTGATGGGCCTGACCCTCTCCGCCCTCGAACGCGGGGAAGAGGACGTTCGCCCGGCCAGGGATGGGCAGCTTTCGCTTCTTTAG
- a CDS encoding Dps family protein produces MTSKDNSKAALIDSLNGLLADTFALYVKTKNFHWHVRGPQFHDLHLLFDTQATEIFGLTDLIAERVRKLGGTTLTSIGSIAAKTSVKDEDDTSLDAQGMVKQLFEDNTAYVATLKETKELAGEAGDNATDGIIDDWTDQAEQRAWFLREILA; encoded by the coding sequence ATGACTTCCAAGGACAATTCCAAGGCCGCTCTGATCGACAGCCTGAACGGGCTGCTCGCCGACACCTTCGCGCTTTACGTCAAGACGAAGAACTTCCACTGGCATGTTCGCGGCCCGCAGTTCCATGACCTGCACCTGCTGTTCGATACCCAGGCAACCGAGATTTTCGGCCTGACCGACCTGATCGCCGAGCGTGTCCGCAAGCTGGGCGGCACCACCCTGACCTCCATCGGCTCGATCGCCGCCAAGACTTCCGTAAAGGACGAGGATGACACCTCGCTCGACGCGCAGGGCATGGTCAAGCAACTGTTCGAGGACAACACCGCTTACGTCGCCACGCTGAAGGAAACCAAGGAACTGGCAGGCGAAGCAGGCGACAATGCCACCGACGGCATCATCGATGACTGGACCGATCAGGCCGAACAGCGCGCCTGGTTCCTTCGCGAGATTCTTGCCTGA
- a CDS encoding multidrug effflux MFS transporter has protein sequence MTSDTANPAPFPMRGVEFVALMAALQALQALSIDIMLPALGEISRDLAVPDPNQRQLIVGVFLICTGLGSLVPGALADRYGRRPVLLFAICAYVLSALACALVTSFPMMLAARAVAGLCTSALMVMPMTVIRDRFEGDRMASMQSLVSMTFMVVPMIAPMVGQGVMLVAGWRWIFGLISVLGACVYAWTALRLPETLHPDYRQEIRPRVIATNMALTLRTREAVGYLFGVAFVQGAMFGYINSAQQLVAEHFGAGFFFPAVFGGMALVMAMTNFANSRIVQRFGARRVSQTALFGYIASSVLHFVLALNGETLWVFVPLMTFSMCMMSFIGSNFQSIAIQPFARTAGAAASIMSFVRMVMGAVLGALIGQAYDGTPGPILGSMVAAGLTALVFVLYSERGRLFRRLNYPAGYYPPGKRP, from the coding sequence ATGACCTCCGACACAGCGAATCCCGCGCCCTTTCCGATGCGGGGGGTCGAGTTCGTCGCCCTCATGGCCGCCCTGCAGGCACTTCAGGCGCTCTCGATCGACATCATGTTGCCCGCGCTCGGCGAGATCAGCCGTGACCTGGCGGTCCCTGACCCCAACCAGCGGCAGCTGATCGTCGGCGTGTTCCTGATCTGCACCGGGCTCGGCTCGCTGGTTCCCGGCGCGTTGGCGGACCGTTACGGCCGCCGCCCCGTGCTGCTTTTCGCGATCTGCGCCTATGTGCTGAGCGCTCTGGCCTGCGCGCTGGTCACCAGCTTTCCGATGATGCTGGCGGCGCGCGCGGTGGCAGGACTTTGCACGTCCGCGCTGATGGTCATGCCGATGACCGTCATTCGCGACCGGTTCGAAGGCGATCGCATGGCCAGCATGCAGTCGCTGGTGTCGATGACCTTCATGGTCGTGCCGATGATCGCGCCGATGGTGGGGCAGGGCGTGATGCTGGTTGCCGGCTGGCGCTGGATCTTCGGCCTCATCAGCGTGCTGGGTGCCTGTGTCTACGCATGGACGGCCTTGCGCCTGCCGGAGACCTTGCACCCCGATTACCGGCAGGAAATCCGGCCCCGGGTGATCGCCACCAACATGGCGCTGACCCTGCGCACGCGCGAGGCGGTGGGCTACCTGTTCGGCGTCGCTTTCGTGCAGGGGGCGATGTTCGGCTACATCAACAGTGCCCAGCAGCTGGTGGCGGAGCACTTCGGCGCGGGGTTCTTCTTCCCGGCGGTGTTCGGCGGCATGGCGCTGGTCATGGCCATGACCAACTTCGCCAATTCGCGTATCGTCCAGCGCTTCGGTGCGCGGCGCGTGTCGCAGACGGCGCTGTTCGGCTATATCGCCAGTTCGGTGCTGCACTTCGTGCTGGCCCTGAACGGGGAGACGCTGTGGGTCTTTGTCCCGCTCATGACCTTCTCCATGTGCATGATGAGCTTCATCGGCTCGAACTTCCAGTCGATCGCGATCCAGCCTTTCGCGCGCACGGCAGGGGCAGCAGCCTCGATCATGTCGTTCGTGCGGATGGTGATGGGCGCGGTTCTGGGTGCGTTGATCGGGCAGGCCTACGACGGCACGCCCGGACCGATCCTGGGCTCGATGGTGGCAGCGGGGCTGACGGCGCTTGTCTTCGTGCTCTATTCCGAGCGAGGCCGCCTGTTCCGGCGCCTCAACTATCCTGCCGGCTACTATCCCCCAGGCAAGCGGCCCTGA
- a CDS encoding mannose-1-phosphate guanylyltransferase, translated as MSQIVPVILCGGSGTRLWPRSRVAKPKPFLPLVGESTLFEATVSRCPPDLGFAAPVVVTGRQHLEHVEAQLHGQEGASVIVEPAARNTAAAIALAACRLPDDAVMLVCPSDHHIGRPDVFARAAAAAAALARDGWLVSFGIEATAPETGFGYLRRGEAIEGTPGFRTAQFVEKPDLERARAFLAEGNYAWNGGIFAFRVSDFMAELAEHRPQIAAKVREAVAKGTLDGHRFHPDAATFAEVESDSVDYAVMENTRRAALVPADMEWSDIGNWHALHEALDRDDHGNAVRGAGDAELVDCRNVLVDSDGPRVSVIGLENVVVVVDGNDILVTTVQGVQKVGKLSGAVNQ; from the coding sequence ATGTCCCAGATCGTTCCAGTTATTCTGTGCGGAGGCAGCGGCACGCGGCTTTGGCCGCGCAGCCGCGTTGCCAAGCCCAAGCCTTTCCTGCCGTTGGTGGGAGAGAGCACGCTGTTCGAGGCGACGGTGTCGCGCTGCCCGCCGGATCTGGGTTTCGCGGCGCCGGTGGTGGTGACGGGACGGCAGCACCTCGAACATGTCGAGGCGCAGCTTCACGGGCAGGAAGGTGCCTCGGTGATCGTGGAGCCGGCCGCGCGCAACACCGCTGCCGCCATCGCGCTGGCCGCCTGCCGCCTGCCGGATGACGCGGTGATGCTGGTCTGCCCGAGCGACCACCATATCGGCCGCCCGGACGTGTTTGCCCGTGCCGCGGCTGCTGCCGCCGCGCTTGCCAGGGACGGCTGGCTGGTGTCCTTCGGCATCGAGGCGACCGCGCCGGAAACCGGCTTCGGCTACCTCAGGCGCGGCGAGGCGATCGAGGGCACGCCCGGTTTCCGCACGGCCCAGTTCGTCGAGAAGCCCGACCTCGAACGTGCCCGCGCCTTCCTGGCTGAGGGCAATTACGCCTGGAACGGAGGCATCTTCGCTTTCCGGGTGAGCGATTTCATGGCCGAACTCGCCGAGCACCGCCCGCAGATCGCCGCCAAGGTGCGCGAGGCCGTGGCGAAAGGCACGCTCGACGGCCACCGCTTCCATCCCGACGCGGCGACTTTCGCCGAAGTGGAAAGCGATTCGGTGGACTATGCGGTGATGGAAAACACCCGCCGCGCGGCGCTGGTGCCGGCCGACATGGAGTGGTCGGACATCGGCAACTGGCACGCCCTGCACGAAGCGCTCGATCGCGACGACCACGGCAACGCGGTGCGCGGCGCGGGTGATGCGGAACTGGTGGATTGCCGCAATGTCCTGGTCGACAGCGACGGACCGCGCGTCTCGGTCATCGGCCTCGAAAACGTCGTCGTCGTCGTCGATGGAAACGACATACTGGTCACCACCGTCCAAGGTGTGCAAAAGGTCGGCAAGCTATCCGGTGCCGTCAACCAGTAA
- a CDS encoding GNAT family N-acetyltransferase has translation MPDAGIMLETERLCLRPPERGDFEPMRQMFCDPLVVAHIGGSPLLRTEAWARFQRDVGHWTLEGFGQFTVLERASGRYVGKLGHARFLRDLGPLAETEIEMTWTLASGFHGLGYGSEAGRAAIAWFEGRGPRRTACVIAEANLPSLGLARKLGYREVDRLAGEAGARIVLVRQG, from the coding sequence ATGCCTGATGCGGGGATCATGCTGGAGACCGAGCGTCTCTGCCTTCGCCCGCCAGAGCGGGGGGATTTCGAGCCCATGCGGCAGATGTTCTGCGATCCGCTGGTGGTCGCCCATATCGGAGGCAGTCCGCTCCTGCGTACCGAGGCATGGGCGCGGTTTCAGCGAGACGTGGGGCACTGGACGCTGGAGGGTTTCGGCCAGTTCACGGTTCTGGAGAGAGCTTCGGGCCGTTACGTCGGCAAGCTGGGGCATGCACGCTTCCTGCGCGATCTTGGACCTCTGGCGGAGACCGAGATCGAGATGACGTGGACGCTGGCATCGGGGTTTCACGGGCTGGGCTATGGGAGCGAGGCAGGCCGGGCCGCGATCGCGTGGTTCGAGGGACGCGGCCCCCGCCGCACCGCCTGCGTGATTGCTGAGGCGAATCTGCCTTCGCTCGGGCTGGCCCGAAAGCTTGGATATCGGGAAGTTGACCGGCTGGCGGGCGAAGCCGGCGCCCGGATCGTGCTCGTCAGGCAGGGGTGA
- a CDS encoding lmo0937 family membrane protein, whose product MLFTIAAILLVLWLLGFVVFHVSSALIHVLLVIAIVVGLVQLFRGGRAV is encoded by the coding sequence ATGCTCTTCACCATTGCCGCCATCCTGCTGGTCCTGTGGCTGCTCGGCTTCGTGGTGTTCCACGTGTCCAGCGCGCTGATCCACGTCCTGCTGGTGATCGCCATCGTCGTGGGCCTCGTCCAGCTGTTTCGCGGCGGCCGGGCCGTCTAG
- a CDS encoding TIGR00730 family Rossman fold protein encodes MKRIAVYCGSATPADPRYVQLAHDVGAALAARGIGVVYGGGRLGLMGAVAAGALTQGGEVIGVIPEALTGAGGKGGEVANHDCTELYVVKTMHERKAEFTRLSDGFLVLPGGVGTMDELWEAVSWAQLGYHDKPVGVLNSFGFYDGLLAFNRHMAEVGFVRPAHQGIILAETELDLLLDRMHAHEPIVPIVRMDPSTL; translated from the coding sequence ATGAAACGCATCGCCGTCTACTGCGGCTCCGCCACCCCCGCCGATCCCCGCTACGTCCAGCTTGCCCATGACGTGGGCGCCGCCCTTGCCGCGCGCGGCATCGGCGTTGTCTATGGCGGTGGCCGCCTCGGCCTGATGGGCGCCGTGGCCGCCGGCGCGCTCACGCAGGGCGGCGAAGTGATCGGCGTGATCCCCGAAGCGCTCACCGGCGCCGGCGGCAAGGGCGGCGAAGTCGCCAATCACGATTGCACCGAGCTTTACGTCGTCAAGACCATGCACGAGCGCAAGGCGGAATTCACGCGCCTGTCGGACGGCTTCCTGGTCCTGCCCGGCGGCGTCGGCACCATGGACGAACTGTGGGAAGCGGTGAGCTGGGCCCAGCTCGGCTATCACGACAAGCCGGTGGGCGTGCTGAACTCCTTCGGCTTCTATGACGGCCTGCTCGCATTCAACCGCCACATGGCCGAAGTCGGCTTCGTTCGGCCCGCCCATCAGGGCATCATCCTGGCCGAGACCGAGCTGGACCTCCTGCTCGACCGCATGCACGCGCACGAGCCGATCGTCCCGATCGTCAGGATGGACCCCAGCACGCTGTGA
- a CDS encoding phytoene desaturase produces MKKACVIGAGFGGLSLAIRLQSAGIDTTLVEARDKVGGRAYVWERDGFTFDAGPTVITDPDALRELWTLSGHEMADDVDLMPVMPFYRLNWTDGVTFDYSNDEIALRREINRVAPRDVPGYDEFVRYAAGVYQEGYVKLGHEAFLDFSSMVKAAPALARYQAWRSVYSMVSHFVKDEHLRQALSFHTLLVGGNPMTTSAIYALIHKLEKDGGVWWARGGTNKLAQGMARLFERLGGQLRLGEKVVQIHTLGDQVTEVETDSGWKQRFDAIASNGDLMHTYRDLLSGNQRGQDMAHKLKKKRFSPSLFVVHFGLEGTWPGIPHHTILFGPRYKGLLDDIFEHGVLPRDFSIYLHHPTVTDPSMAPAGKSTFYALVPVANMGKLPIDWDEAGPILEKRVLAEVGRRLIPDIDDRIVTRFHYAPPDFERDLGAYNGNGFSLEPLLTQSAYFRGHNRDDKLKNFYLVGAGTHPGAGIPGVVGSAKATARLMLDALK; encoded by the coding sequence ATGAAGAAGGCCTGCGTCATCGGCGCCGGGTTCGGCGGCCTTTCCCTCGCCATCCGCCTGCAAAGCGCCGGGATCGACACCACCCTTGTCGAAGCGCGAGACAAAGTGGGCGGCCGAGCCTACGTCTGGGAGCGTGACGGCTTCACGTTCGACGCCGGCCCCACCGTCATCACCGATCCCGACGCCCTGCGCGAACTCTGGACGCTTTCCGGGCATGAAATGGCCGACGATGTCGACCTGATGCCGGTAATGCCGTTCTACCGGCTCAACTGGACCGACGGCGTCACGTTCGATTATTCCAACGACGAAATCGCCCTGCGCCGCGAGATCAACCGCGTCGCCCCGCGCGATGTGCCCGGCTACGACGAATTCGTGCGCTATGCCGCCGGGGTCTATCAGGAAGGCTACGTCAAGCTGGGGCACGAGGCGTTCCTGGACTTTTCCAGCATGGTCAAGGCCGCCCCGGCGCTGGCCCGCTACCAGGCCTGGCGCTCGGTCTATTCGATGGTCAGCCACTTCGTGAAGGACGAGCACCTGCGGCAGGCGCTCTCGTTCCACACCCTGCTGGTGGGCGGCAACCCGATGACCACGAGCGCGATCTACGCCCTGATCCACAAGCTGGAGAAGGACGGCGGCGTCTGGTGGGCCCGTGGCGGCACCAACAAACTGGCGCAGGGCATGGCCCGCCTGTTCGAGCGGCTGGGCGGGCAATTGCGCCTCGGCGAGAAGGTCGTGCAGATCCACACGCTCGGCGACCAGGTGACGGAGGTCGAGACGGACAGCGGCTGGAAACAGCGGTTCGATGCCATCGCCAGCAACGGCGACCTGATGCACACCTACCGCGACCTGCTCTCCGGGAACCAGCGCGGGCAGGACATGGCGCACAAGCTGAAGAAGAAGCGCTTCTCGCCAAGCCTCTTCGTGGTTCACTTCGGCCTCGAAGGCACCTGGCCCGGCATCCCGCACCACACCATCCTGTTCGGCCCGCGCTACAAGGGCCTGCTCGACGACATCTTCGAGCATGGCGTGCTGCCGCGCGACTTCTCGATCTACCTCCACCATCCGACCGTTACCGATCCCTCGATGGCGCCGGCGGGCAAGAGCACGTTCTACGCCCTCGTCCCGGTAGCCAACATGGGCAAGTTGCCGATCGACTGGGACGAAGCCGGTCCGATCCTCGAAAAGCGCGTGCTCGCCGAAGTCGGTCGCCGCCTGATCCCCGACATCGACGACCGTATCGTCACCCGGTTCCACTACGCCCCGCCTGACTTCGAGCGCGATCTGGGCGCGTATAACGGCAACGGCTTCAGCCTCGAACCGCTGCTGACGCAGAGCGCCTACTTCCGCGGCCATAACCGCGACGACAAGCTGAAGAACTTCTACCTCGTCGGCGCCGGAACGCATCCCGGCGCGGGCATTCCCGGTGTCGTCGGCTCTGCCAAGGCCACCGCCAGACTCATGCTGGATGCCCTGAAGTGA
- a CDS encoding HAD-IIB family hydrolase encodes MKQIVAFDLDGTLALSKQPLTDEMAELMARLLEVAQVAVISGGDWPQFDKQVASRLPADADRSRLWLMPTSGAKLYVHRDGAWTPVYAELFTEEQKREILEAFDASLAATGFTPEETWGERIEDRGSQITFSALGQQAPLHAKELWDPDFAKRKVIQADLVKRLPGVSVNLGGATSVDVTQPGVDKAWGLKRLAEHSGVAEADMLFIGDAIFPGGNDYPAKAMGLDTICVRDPADTANVVAAIVACQKAG; translated from the coding sequence ATGAAGCAGATCGTAGCGTTCGACCTCGACGGGACCCTGGCGCTGAGCAAGCAGCCGTTGACCGACGAAATGGCCGAACTCATGGCGCGGCTGCTCGAAGTGGCGCAAGTTGCCGTGATCTCCGGAGGGGACTGGCCGCAGTTCGACAAGCAGGTGGCCAGCCGTCTTCCCGCCGATGCCGATCGTTCGCGGCTCTGGCTCATGCCGACCAGCGGCGCCAAGCTCTACGTCCACCGCGACGGCGCCTGGACGCCGGTCTATGCCGAACTGTTCACTGAAGAACAGAAGCGCGAGATTCTCGAAGCGTTCGACGCTTCGCTTGCCGCCACCGGCTTCACGCCCGAGGAAACCTGGGGTGAGCGGATCGAGGATCGCGGCAGCCAGATCACTTTCTCCGCCCTGGGCCAGCAGGCTCCGCTTCATGCCAAGGAGCTCTGGGACCCGGACTTCGCCAAGCGCAAGGTGATCCAGGCCGATCTCGTGAAGCGCCTGCCCGGCGTCTCGGTCAATCTCGGCGGTGCCACTTCGGTGGACGTGACCCAGCCGGGCGTGGACAAGGCCTGGGGGCTCAAGCGGCTTGCCGAACATAGCGGCGTGGCCGAAGCCGACATGCTGTTCATCGGCGATGCCATCTTCCCCGGTGGCAACGACTATCCGGCCAAGGCCATGGGGCTCGACACGATCTGCGTGCGCGATCCCGCCGATACCGCCAACGTCGTCGCCGCGATCGTCGCCTGCCAGAAGGCGGGCTGA
- a CDS encoding phytoene/squalene synthase family protein — MDRAHLVKEARRSIRKGSKSFAAASRLFDRETRERVWLLYAWCRACDDIADEQDHGHAIGPVRLGTRLSPEDRLATIRTLTELAMAGETTGTPAFDALGQLMREVPLTAAMVDDVLAGFALDAADWRPRCEADMLRYCYHVAGAVGVMMAAVMGVSPDDDDTLDRACDLGIAFQIANIVRDVWEDDARGRCYLPVEWLVEADIPPGEVTKPHYRGALVPMIARACALARDYEASARIGAARLAFRQRWAVLSAANIYGGIAREVERLGAHAWDHRVHTTRAEKLAHVWSAWNEAQAGNQNDPDRMAGGGPESAAEPAGTAPRPALSRRELREMGLRK, encoded by the coding sequence CTGGACCGCGCGCACCTCGTCAAGGAGGCGCGCCGGTCCATCCGCAAGGGATCGAAGAGCTTCGCGGCGGCCAGCCGCCTGTTCGACCGCGAAACGCGCGAGCGGGTCTGGCTGCTCTACGCCTGGTGCCGCGCCTGCGACGACATCGCCGACGAACAGGACCACGGCCACGCCATCGGCCCCGTGCGGCTCGGCACCCGCCTCTCGCCCGAGGACCGGCTGGCAACCATCCGCACGCTGACCGAGCTGGCGATGGCGGGCGAAACCACCGGCACGCCCGCTTTCGACGCGCTCGGCCAGCTCATGCGCGAAGTGCCGCTGACCGCCGCCATGGTGGATGACGTGCTGGCCGGCTTCGCGCTGGATGCGGCCGACTGGCGGCCTCGCTGCGAGGCGGACATGCTGCGCTACTGCTATCACGTGGCAGGCGCGGTGGGCGTGATGATGGCGGCGGTCATGGGCGTATCGCCCGACGACGACGACACGCTGGACCGGGCCTGCGATCTCGGCATTGCCTTCCAGATCGCCAATATCGTGCGCGATGTCTGGGAGGACGACGCGCGGGGCCGCTGCTACCTGCCGGTCGAATGGCTGGTGGAGGCGGACATCCCGCCCGGCGAAGTCACCAAGCCGCACTATCGTGGCGCGCTGGTGCCGATGATCGCCCGCGCCTGCGCGCTCGCGCGGGACTATGAGGCATCGGCAAGGATCGGAGCTGCCCGGCTGGCCTTCCGCCAGCGCTGGGCGGTGCTGTCGGCCGCGAACATCTACGGCGGCATCGCCCGCGAGGTGGAGCGGCTCGGCGCCCATGCCTGGGACCACCGCGTACACACCACCCGCGCCGAAAAGCTCGCCCATGTCTGGTCCGCATGGAACGAGGCGCAGGCGGGTAATCAGAACGATCCCGACCGGATGGCGGGCGGCGGGCCGGAAAGCGCAGCCGAGCCTGCGGGCACAGCGCCCCGCCCGGCGCTGTCACGCCGCGAGCTCAGGGAAATGGGCCTGCGGAAATAG